The Diprion similis isolate iyDipSimi1 chromosome 11, iyDipSimi1.1, whole genome shotgun sequence genome includes a region encoding these proteins:
- the LOC124412648 gene encoding nucleosome assembly protein 1-like 1 isoform X2, translating into MSTDPERAGDASDLEFVEDEDENQPTGINSQILRRPDLLAALQDRIHAQMLEALPAPVKRRIKALKKIQLVATNIEAKFYEEVHALECKYHKMYVPLYEKRGEIVSGIYEPTEEECEWESDEEEQGLTNELKTKVKIEDLTEKKDEVKDENVKGIPEFWLTIFKNVGMLAEMVQEHDEPILKHLYDVKVIFLESNPMGFVLEFHFEPNEYFSNSVLTKEYTMKCAPELSDPFSFEGPEIYKCKGCVIDWKKGKNVTVKTIKKNQKHKSRGSVRTVTKTVQNDSFFNFFSPPIVPEDSEAEIDDETQALLTSDFEIGHYIRERIVPRAVLYYTGEGLEDEEDDYEEEPEEEDDDDEVDEDEEDGHVNAPPDQA; encoded by the exons ATGAGCACCGATCCGGAACGAGCTGGAGACGCCAGTGACTTGGAATTCGTTGAGGATGAAGATGAGAACCAGCCAACGGGTATCAACTCCCAAATCCTTCGCAGGCCCGATCTTTTGGCAGCTTTACAAGATCGTATTCATGCACAAATGTTGGAG GCACTTCCAGCTCCAGTTAAACGTAGAATtaaagctttaaaaaaaatacaattggtAGCTACAAATATTGAGGCGAAGTTTTATGAAGAAGTTCATGCTCTTGAATGCAAATACCACAAAATGTATGTACCTTTGTACGAAAAGAGAGGAGAAATTGTATCTGGCATCTATGAACCAACTGAAGAGGAGTGTGAGTGGGAAAGTGACGAAGAAGAACAAGGCCTTACTAACGAATTGAAGACTAAGGTGAAGATTGAAGACCttacagagaaaaaagacga GGTTAAAGATGAGAATGTCAAGGGTATTCCAGAATTTTGGCTCACAATATTTAAGAACGTGGGAATGCTGGCAGAAATGGTCCAGGAACACGATGAGCCCATTCTTAAGCATCTCTATGATGTCAAAGTGATTTTCCTAGAATCAAACCCAATG ggcTTTGTTCTGGAATTCCACTTTGAACCAAACGAGTACTTCTCAAACTCTGTCCTCACTAAGGAATATACAATGAAATGTGCCCCTGAATTGAGTGATCCTTTCAGTTTCGAAGGACCTGAAATCTACAAATGCAAG GGCTGTGTAATCGATtggaagaaaggaaagaacGTTACTGTGAAAACAATcaagaaaaatcagaaacacAAATCCCGTGGATCAGTGCGCACGGTCACAAAGACCGTACAGAATGATTCcttcttcaatttctttaGTCCACCAATTG tACCCGAAGATTCAGAAGCTGAAATTGACGACGAAACTCAGGCCCTTTTGACGAGCGATTTCGAAATTGGTCACTACATAAGAGAGCGCATTGTACCCAGAGCAGTGCTATATTACACAG GCGAAGGACTGGAGGACGAGGAAGACGATTACGAAGAAGAGCCTGAAGAAgaggatgacgatgacgaggtGGACGAAGATGAAGAGGATGGTCATGTTAACGCCCCACCAG ATCAAGCCTAG
- the LOC124412648 gene encoding nucleosome assembly protein 1-like 1 isoform X1: MSTDPERAGDASDLEFVEDEDENQPTGINSQILRRPDLLAALQDRIHAQMLEALPAPVKRRIKALKKIQLVATNIEAKFYEEVHALECKYHKMYVPLYEKRGEIVSGIYEPTEEECEWESDEEEQGLTNELKTKVKIEDLTEKKDEVKDENVKGIPEFWLTIFKNVGMLAEMVQEHDEPILKHLYDVKVIFLESNPMGFVLEFHFEPNEYFSNSVLTKEYTMKCAPELSDPFSFEGPEIYKCKGCVIDWKKGKNVTVKTIKKNQKHKSRGSVRTVTKTVQNDSFFNFFSPPIVPEDSEAEIDDETQALLTSDFEIGHYIRERIVPRAVLYYTGEGLEDEEDDYEEEPEEEDDDDEVDEDEEDGHVNAPPGAKLAQGANPNECKQQ, translated from the exons ATGAGCACCGATCCGGAACGAGCTGGAGACGCCAGTGACTTGGAATTCGTTGAGGATGAAGATGAGAACCAGCCAACGGGTATCAACTCCCAAATCCTTCGCAGGCCCGATCTTTTGGCAGCTTTACAAGATCGTATTCATGCACAAATGTTGGAG GCACTTCCAGCTCCAGTTAAACGTAGAATtaaagctttaaaaaaaatacaattggtAGCTACAAATATTGAGGCGAAGTTTTATGAAGAAGTTCATGCTCTTGAATGCAAATACCACAAAATGTATGTACCTTTGTACGAAAAGAGAGGAGAAATTGTATCTGGCATCTATGAACCAACTGAAGAGGAGTGTGAGTGGGAAAGTGACGAAGAAGAACAAGGCCTTACTAACGAATTGAAGACTAAGGTGAAGATTGAAGACCttacagagaaaaaagacga GGTTAAAGATGAGAATGTCAAGGGTATTCCAGAATTTTGGCTCACAATATTTAAGAACGTGGGAATGCTGGCAGAAATGGTCCAGGAACACGATGAGCCCATTCTTAAGCATCTCTATGATGTCAAAGTGATTTTCCTAGAATCAAACCCAATG ggcTTTGTTCTGGAATTCCACTTTGAACCAAACGAGTACTTCTCAAACTCTGTCCTCACTAAGGAATATACAATGAAATGTGCCCCTGAATTGAGTGATCCTTTCAGTTTCGAAGGACCTGAAATCTACAAATGCAAG GGCTGTGTAATCGATtggaagaaaggaaagaacGTTACTGTGAAAACAATcaagaaaaatcagaaacacAAATCCCGTGGATCAGTGCGCACGGTCACAAAGACCGTACAGAATGATTCcttcttcaatttctttaGTCCACCAATTG tACCCGAAGATTCAGAAGCTGAAATTGACGACGAAACTCAGGCCCTTTTGACGAGCGATTTCGAAATTGGTCACTACATAAGAGAGCGCATTGTACCCAGAGCAGTGCTATATTACACAG GCGAAGGACTGGAGGACGAGGAAGACGATTACGAAGAAGAGCCTGAAGAAgaggatgacgatgacgaggtGGACGAAGATGAAGAGGATGGTCATGTTAACGCCCCACCAGGTGCGAAACTGGCCCAGGGAGCCAATCCCAATGAGTGCAAACAGCAGTAG